CGCCAGGCTTTGCAACCTCCGCGACCATCTGCGGCAGAAGCTCCGCCGAGCTTAGAAAGCGGGCGTCGCGATGGCCGCCGGATTTTATGCGCGAGACCAGCGACACGGAATCGATACCCTCGATCGGATCCTCGCCTGCTGCATAGACGGGTGCCAGGAAGATGCTGTCGGCATCGTTGAAGCAGGCGGCGAATTCCTCGAACAGGCTCGCAAGACGGCTAAAGCGATGCGGCTGGTGGACGGCGATGACACGCCCCTTGCAGGATTCTCGGGCGGCGCGCAGCACCGCCTTGATCTCGACGGGATGGTGGCCGTAATCGTCGAAGATCTGCACCCCGTTCCATTCGCCCGTCAGCGTGAAGCGGCGCTTGACGCCGCCGAAGGAGGCAAGCCCCTTGGCGATATCGGCGCTCGATATGCCGAGCCGGTTGGCAACGGCGATCGCCGCCGTTGCGTTGGAGATATTATGCCGTCCGGGCATCGGCATGACCAGCCCCTTGAGCTCGATCACCTGGCCGGTGCGGCGGCGGCGGATTTCGACGTCGAAGATCGAGCGCGTGCCGTCGATGCGCACATTCATGAAACGCACGTCGGCTTGCGGGTTTTCGCCGTAGGTGATGATCTTGCGGTCCTCGATGCGGCCGACCAGGGACTGCACCTCGGGATGGTCGAGGCACATGACGCCGAAGCCGTAGAACGGCACATTCTCGACGAATTGCCGGAAGGCGGCGCGCACAGCGTCGAAATTGCCGTAATGGTCGAGATGTTCCGGGTCGATATTGGTGATGACGGCGACATCGGCCGGAAGCTTCAGGAAGGTGCCGTCCGATTCATCGGCCTCGACCACCATCCACTCGCCCTCGCCCATGCGAGCATTGGTGCCGTAGGCATTGATGATGCCGCCATTGATGACGGTCGGGTCAAGCCCGCCGGCTTCGAGCAGTGTGGCGACCAGCGAGGTGGTTGTCGTCTTGCCGTGCGTGCCGCCGATGGCGATCGCATTGCGGAAGCGCATCAGCTCGGCCAGCATTTCGGCACGGCGCACCACCGGCAGCAGCTTTTCGCGCGCGGCGATGAGTTCCGGATTGCTCTTCTTGATCGCCGTCGAGACGACGACGACTTCCGCCTCACCCAGGTTTTCTGCCCGGTGACCGACGAACACTTCGATGCCCTTGTCACGCAGACGCTGGACATTGGCGCTGTCGGCCTGGTCGGATCCCTGCACCTTGTGGCCGAGATTGTGCAGCACCTCGGCAATACCGCTCATGCCGATGCCGCCGATGCCGATGAAATGGACGAGACCGATCGTCTTCGGCAGTTTCATGCGCGTGTCCTCTTGAATTCCGCAATTGTCCGTCTGGCGGCAATAGCCTCAACCATGTCGGCAAGCAAGTTCGCGGCATCAGGTTTCCCGGCGAGTTTCGCCGCCGCCGCCATGTGCGAAAGCTTTTCCGGATCGTTCATCACAGCCGTCAGGATTGCCGCGATCTTCTCCGGCGAAAGCTCCGACTGGGCGATCACCTTCGCCCCGCCGGTCGCAGCGAGCGCCGCCGCATTCGCCGCCTGGTCGTGATCGAGAGCGTGTGGGTAAGGCACGAGCACGGCCGGACGGCCGATGACGGAGATTTCCGAAACCGTCGAGGCGCCCGAACGGCAGATGACGAGATGCGCCCTCGCCAGCCTCTCGGCCATGTCGGTAAAGAAGGGGGCGATATCGGCTCCCATCTCCAGCTTGGCGACGCAGCCGCTGACCATCTCCATATCCTCGGGACGCACCTGCTGGGTGATGCGCAGGCGCACGCGAAGCGCGTCGTCGAGCAGGCTGATCGCCGTCGGCAGCGCCTTGGAGAAATATTGCGCGCCCTGGCTGCCACCGAAGACGACGAGGTTGAAGGCCTCACCGGGATGCGACGGTGTGTAAGGCACCTCGGCCGCGGCGACGATTGCCGGGCGGACCGGATTGCCTGTCGTCACCGTCTTGTCCGGAAAGGCCGCCCCCCCCTCCGGTAGGAAACCGCCGGCGATGGCCTGCACGCGGGTTGCCAAGGCCTTGTTGGCGCGGCCCATCACCGCATTCTGCTCGTGGATCATCGACGGCACGCCAAGCCGGGTCGCTGCAAGCAGCGGCGGCACGGTGGGATAACCGCCGAAACCGACGACGATGACCGGCCGCAGCCGCTGGATCAGCTTCTTTGCAGTCCGCATGCCGCTCCAGAGTGTCCATAGCGAGCGGGCGACGGCAACCGGGTTCTTCGAGCCGATCGTCGCCGACGGTACGACATGGATCTCCTCGGCCGGGAACTTGCCGGCATACCGTTCGGCTCGGCTGTCCGTGACGAGATGCACCGAGTAGCCGCGCTCCTTCAGCTTGAAGGCCAGCGCCTCCGCCGGGAACACATGGCCGCCGGTTCCCCCGGCGGCAAGCAGCACGATGCCTTTGCTCATGGTCTTCTACTCCGCCGGCATGCCGTGCGGGACGCGGAAAAGGCTCCGGTCCTGCGCGCGTTTTTCCGGTCGATGGCGGGTCAGCGCCAGAATGAAGCCGGCGGTGACGCAGATCGCCACCATGGACGAGCCGCCATAGGAAATCAGCGGCAGCGTCATGCCCTTCGCCGGCAGCAGTTCGAGATTGACGCCGATATTGATGATCGACTGGATGCCCATCTGCAGCACCAGGCCGGCGACGGCGAAGCGGTTGAAGTCATTCCGTTCGCGATAGGCATGCGAGAGGCCGCGTAGCACCAGCACGGTAAACAGCGCAACGAGCGCCATGCAGAAGACGATGCCGAATTCCTCGGCCGCGACCGAGAAGATGAAGTCGGTATGCGCATCCGGGATGATGCGCTTGACGATGCCCTCGCCCGGCCCCTGGCCGAACCAGCTGCCGCGAATGATCGCCTCGCGCGCCGTATCGATCTGGAAAGTATCGCCCTCGCCGGTCATGAACTTGTCGATGCGCAACGCAACGTGCGGGAAAACGTAATAGGCGCCGAGCAAGCCGCCGGCGCCGCCGATGCCGAGCAGCATGATCCAGATCCATGGCATGCCGGCCATGAAGAACATTCCGCCCCAGACGGCCGTGGTCAGGATAGTCTGGCCGAGGTCCGGCTGCGCGACGAGAAGGGCCGCGACGATGCCGAACAGAATGATGGCAAAGAGATTGCCGGGAATCTCCGGCTGGCGCGCATGTTCGGCAAACAGCCAGGCGCAGACCACGACGAAAGCAGGCTTCATGAATTCCGACGGCTGGATGGAAAGGCCGGCGATCCAGATCCAGCGCCTGCCACCCTTGACCTCCTGCCCGACGAACAGCACCAGCACCATCATGGCGACCGAGATGATCAGGATCAGAATTGCGGTTCGCCGCACCTGGCGTGGTGTCAGGAACGATAGCCCGAGCATGACGCCGATCGAAGGGATCATGAAGGCGGCATGGCGCTTGACGAAGTGGAAAGGCTCGAGCCCGATACGTTCGGCGACCGCGGGAGATGCCGCAAAGGACAGCATGAAGCCGATGCCCATCAGGAAGATGAACATCGCCAGAAAGAAGCGGTCGATGGTCCAGAACCAATCGGCCAGAGGCCCACGTTCCGCGCGGCTTACCATGTCATTTCTCTCCTGTTGCCGGACCGATCAGCATCGTAATCCCGTCAAGCGCTGCCACCTGGCCGACGAAGGCTTCGCCCCTGACTTCGAAGTTCTTATACTGGTCGAAGCTTGCGCAAGCCGGGGATAACATCACGGCCGAAGCAGCGCTCTCGTCGCGTTCGGCATCGGCGGCCGCATGCGCGACGGCGCGCTCCAGCGTGCCCGAGATCTCGTAAGGCACGGCCTCGCCGAGCGTCGCGGCGAATTCCGCCGCCGCCTCACCGATCAGATAGGCCTTGGCAATACGCGGAAAATAGGGAGCGAGCGTCGTGATGCCGCCAGCCTTCGGCAGGCCGCCGGCGATCCAATAGATGCGATCATAGCTCGAAAGAGCCGGTGCTGCGGCATCGGCATTGGTCGCCTTGGAATCGTTGACGAAAACGACACGGCCACGCTGACCGACCGGCTGCATGCGATGCTTCAGTCCGGGAAACGAGGCTAGGCCGGCGCGGATGTGGTCGGCGGAAATCCCGACGGCAAGGCAGGCGGCAACGGCGGCGGCGGCGTTCTGCGCATTATGGCTGCCGCGCAGCGTCTGGATGCCGTCGAGATCGGCGAAGGGCAGCATGGCGCCGCCGGCGGCCTGGATGAGTTTCGTGCCCTCGGCATAGATGCCGTCGGCCAGCACGCTGCGGCGCGAAATACGGATCACCTTGACGCCTGCCCGCTCGACGCGGTCGGCGATCAGGGCCGAATGGCTATCGTCGACGCCGACGATCGCGACATCGCTGCCGGCGACCAGCCGTTCCTTGATATCGGCATAATGCTGCATCGTGCCGTGACGGTCGAGATGATCGGGCGTGAGGTTGAGCAGGATGCCGGCAGACGGGTCCAGCGTCGGCGCCAGATCGATCTGGTAGGAGGAGCATTCGACGACGTAATAACGCTCGGCCTTCGGCGGCTCGAGCGTCAGTACGGCCGTGCCGATATTGCCGCCGAGCTGCGTGTCGTAGCCGGCGGATTTCAGGATATGGGCGATCAGCGCCGTCGTGGTCGACTTGCCGTTGGTGCCGGTTATGGCGATGAAAGGGCAATCCGGCGCATAGGCGCGGCGCTCGCGCACAAAGAGTTCGACGTCGCCGACGATATCGACGCCGGCCGCGCGGGCAAGATCGACGGTCCAGTGCGGCTTCGGATGGGTGAGCGGCACGCCGGGCGACAGCACGAACAGCGCCTGCTGGCTCCAGTCGATGTTGTGCAGGTCTTCCGTCCTGATGCCTTCGGCCTCGGCCTTGGCGACACTGTCGGGATTATCGTCCCAGGCGGTCACCTCGGCACCGCCTGATATCAGCGCCCGGGCGGTGGCAAAGCCGGAGCCGCCAAGCCCGAAGAGCGCGACCTTCCTGTCTTTGAGCGTCGTGACCGGGATCATCGCTGCCTCACCGGAGCTTCAGCGTCGAAAGGCCGAGCATGGCAAGGCCGACGGCGACGATCCAGAAGCGGATCACCACCTGGCTCTCGGTCCAGCCCTTCTTCTCGAAGTGATGATGGATCGGCGCCATCAGGAAGACGCGCCGGCCGGTCATCTTGAAGAAACCGACCTGAATGATGACCGACAGCGTCTCGATGACGAAGAGGCCGCCGATGATCGCCATGACGATCTCGTGCTTGGTGGCGACGGCGACGGTGCCGATCGTGCCGCCGAGTGCCAGCGACCCCGTATCGCCCATGAAGATGGCGGCCGGCGGCGCGTTGAACCAGAGAAAGCCGAGGCCGGCACCGATGACGGCGCCAAGCACGACGGCGAGTTCGCCGGTGCCGGGCACGAAATTGATCTGCAGGTAGTTGGCAAACACCACGTTGCCGGCGAGATAGGCGATGACGCCGAAGGAGGCGGCGGCGATCATCACAGGCACGATGGCAAGCCCGTCGAGACCGTCAGTCAGATTGACGGCATTGCCGGCGCCGACGATGACGAAGCCGCCGAAGACGACGAACATGATGCCGATATTGATCATGAAGTCCTTGAAGAAAGGGAAGGCGATCGAGGAGCCGAAGGTCGAACCGGCAATCCCCGAGGCAAGGGCGGTGCGCATCATGAAATAGACGGCGATGCCGGCGATGACGAATTCGATGCCAAGACGCGCCTTGCCGGAAAAGCCCATGTGGCTCTGCTTCGTTACCTTGAGATAATCGTCGTAGAAGCCGATCGCACCGAAGCCCAGCGTCACCAGCAGCGTGGCGACGACATAGACGTTGGAAAGATCGGCCCAGAGTAGCGACGCGCCGACGATGCCGGCGAGGATCATCAGCCCGCCCATGGTCGGCGTGCCGGCCTTTTTGAAATGCGTCTGCGGCCCGTCGGCGCGGATCGGTTGGCCCTTGCCCTGCCTGATGCGCAGCGAATTGATAATCGTCGGCCCGAACAGGAAGACGATCAGTGCTGAGGTGAAGAGAGCAGCCCCCGTGCGGAAGGTAATATATCTGAACAGGTTCAGAAATTTGAAATATTCCGACAGTTCGACAAGCCAGATCAGCATTCAGGGCCCCTTGTTTACCCGATCAAAATTCGCGTTGCGTGTCGGCAAATGCCGGGAACTTGTCAAGGAGCGCGGCGACGATCTTGCCGAAACCGATGCCCAGAGACGATTTCACCATCAACACGTCGCCTGGCGCGACCGAGTTCAATACATAATCCGTCAATTCGTCCGTGTTCTCGCGATATTCGACATGGACGCTTTCCGGCAGCGATTCCTTGAGCGCAGCCATCTCGGCTCCTGCGAGCCAGACATGTTCGATGCCGGCAGCAAGCAGCGGCACGGCAAGGTCGGTATGGACCTTTTGCGCATACTCGCCCATCTCCAGCATGTCGCCGAGCACGGCGATACGGCGTCCGCGGCCGGTCGGCTCGGAGGCCGCCAGCAGTGCGATCGCCGCCCGCATCGAGGCCGGATTGGCGTTGTAGCTCTCGTCGATCAGCGTGAAGCTGCCGCCGCCGATCACAAGCCGGTGGCGTTTACCCCTGCCCTTTTCCGGCCTCAGCGTCGCAAGCGCTTCGATTGCCTTCTGCATATCGGCGCCGACGATCCTGACGACGCCGAGCGCTGCGAGCGCATTCTCGGCGATATGGCGGCCCGGCGCGCCGAGCGCGACCTCCAGGGTCTCGCCACCAATCGTCAGCCACAGCGTCGAATTCTCGTCGGAGCCATTGAATTCTGCGAGCCGGAACTCGGCCTTGGCATGCTGGCCGAAGGAATGGATATGCTCGATGCCGAGCGATTGCGCCGTGCGATCGAGGAAATTGAACTGGTCGTTGTCGCGGTTGAGCACGACATGGCCGCCGGGTTCGAGCCCCTCGAAGATCTCGGCCTTGGCGGCGGCGATTTCCTTGATGTTCTTGAAATTGCCGAGATGCGCCGGCGCGATCGTCGTGATGATGGCGACATCGGGACGGATCATCGCCACCAGCGGCCGGATCTCGCCGGGATGGTTCATTCCGACTTCGAAGACGCCGTAATCCGTATCCTCAGGCATGCGCGCCAGCGTCAGCGGCACGCCCCAATGATTGTTGAAGGAGGCGACGGAGGCGTGCACTTTGCCGGAGGGCGCCAGCACATGCCGCAGCATTTCCTTGGTCGTCGTCTTTCCCACAGATCCGGTCACTGCGATGATCTGGGCCTGCGAGCGCTCGCGCGAGGCAAGGCCGAGCCGGCCAAGTGCCGCGAGCACGTCTTCCACGACGATCATCGGCACCGTCAGGCGGCCCATGGCGGGAAGTCTCGCCTCGCTGACAACGAGAAGCGAAGCGCCATTCGCCGTCGCCATCGATGCGTAGTCGTGACCGTCGACACGGTCGCCCTTGATTGCGAAGAAGGCTTCGCCTGGGGTAATCGAGCGGCTGTCGATGGAAATACCGGTGATGCCGTCGGGCGGAGTGCCGAAGGGGCGCCCCGCCATCACTGCGATCATGTCTTCGGTCGTCCAGAGCCAGCTCAAGATTTCAGGTCCTCCAAGGCCTTGCGCACCTCCGCATGATCGGAAAACGGCAGGGTGACGCCGCCGATCGTCTGCCCTTCCTCATGCCCCTTGCCGGCGACGATCAGCGTATCGCCGGATCTCAGCATGCCCACAGCCTCGCGGATCGCCGTGGCGCGGTCGGCGATTTCCGAGGCGCAGCCTGCTGCCGCCATGATCTCCGCCCGGATCGAGGCCGGCTCCTCCGAACGCGGATTATCGTCGGTGACGATGACGACGTCGGCAAGTCGGCAGGCAATTTCGCCCATGATCGGCCGTTTGCCGCGGTCACGGTCGCCGCCGCAGCCGAAGACGACGATGACGCGGCCTGTCGTGAAGGGTCTGACCGAGCCCAGCACATTTTCCAACGCATCCGGCTTGTGGGCGTAGTCGACATAGGCGAGCGCGCCGTCTTTCGTATGGCCGACGAGTTCGAGACGGCCGGACGCGCCGACGAGCTTCTCGAGCGCGGCCATTGCAACCCTCGCCTCAACACCGGTCGACATGGCAAGCCCTGCTGCGACCAGCGCATTGGCCACCTGAAAATCGCCGGCCAGCGGAATGTCCACCTCGAAGATCTCGCCGCCGATATGGATCTCGGCCATCTGCTTGTGGCGGAAGTGCTCGACGCGTTTCAAGGAGAGGTAATCGCCCTTTCGCCCGACGGTACGAACGTCGTGACCGGCATCGGTCGCCGCCTTGATCGCCTGCGCCGACCATGGATCGTCGGCAAAGATCACCGCCGGCGATCCCTTCGGCAACAGCGTATCGAAAAGCCGCATCTTGGCGGCCATATAGGCCTCGATCGTCGGATGATAATCCATGTGGTCCCGGCCGAGATTGGTAAAGGCGGCGGCCGCAAGCTTCACGCCGTCGAGCCGGCACTGGTCGAGGCCGTGGCTGGACGCCTCCATCGCGGCATGCGTCACGCCTTCTCCAGCGAGTTCCGCCAGTAGCGCGTGCAGAGACACCGGATCGGGCGTCGTCAGCGAGCCATATTCGTTGCGCGTCGGCGAAACGACGCCCGTCGTGCCGATCATCGCGGCCGCGTGGCCCGCATGCGCCCAGATCTGCCGGGTGAAAGAAGCGACGGAGGTTTTGCCCGCCGTGCCGGTAACGGCGACCATGGTATCGGGCTGCTTGCCGTGGAAACGCGCGGCGGCGATGGAAAGGAAACGGCGCGGCTCCTTAACCGCAAGCACTGGGATCGAAGCATCGACGGCTTGCGAGGCGATCACGACGGCAGCGCCACGGCTTGCGGCATCCGCGATGAAGCGCGCACCGTCCGCCTTGGTGCCGGCGACCGCGACGAAGGCATTGCCCGGCGTCACCTTGCGGCTATCCGAAGACAGACCTGAAATATCAAGCAAGCCTGCCGGGCCTTCGAGCTGTGCTTCAAGTTCCGGAAACTGATCTCCGGCCAGGTCTCGCAATTTCATCGAACGCACTTTTCTCTCTTGAAGCCGGTTCACCCCTCGCGAATCGGCGTCGATATTCATTCACACTCAATAAGACACCAGCAAGGCCGATCCGCCCTCCCCGAATTTCGGCTCGATGCCGAGAATGGGGGCCGCACGGCTGATGATCTCGCGGGCGATCGGGCCGGCGGTACCGGCGGAGATCGTCCCGCCATAGGCCTTTTCGCCGGTCTTCGGCTCGTCGCAGAAAGTGATCACGGCGTATCTCGGATCGTTGATCGGGAATGCGGCGATGAAGGAATTGAAATTCAGGGTTGCCGAATAGCGCCCGTTCACCACCTTGTCGGCCGTGCCGGTCTTGCTGCCGACGGAAAAGCCCGGCACGCGGGCGACACGCCCAGATCCCTTGTAGCCGTTGAAGTCAAGCAGATAGCGAATCTCGTCGCTGGTCGACTTCTTGATCACCTGCGTGGCGATCTCATCGGCCTGTTCGCGCGTGCGCGGCAAAAATGTCGGCTCGATCAGCTTGCCGCCGTTGACGAGAGCGGCAGCCGCCACCCCTGTCTGCAGCGCCGTCGTCGAGACGCCA
This Rhizobium brockwellii DNA region includes the following protein-coding sequences:
- the murC gene encoding UDP-N-acetylmuramate--L-alanine ligase, with the translated sequence MKLPKTIGLVHFIGIGGIGMSGIAEVLHNLGHKVQGSDQADSANVQRLRDKGIEVFVGHRAENLGEAEVVVVSTAIKKSNPELIAAREKLLPVVRRAEMLAELMRFRNAIAIGGTHGKTTTTSLVATLLEAGGLDPTVINGGIINAYGTNARMGEGEWMVVEADESDGTFLKLPADVAVITNIDPEHLDHYGNFDAVRAAFRQFVENVPFYGFGVMCLDHPEVQSLVGRIEDRKIITYGENPQADVRFMNVRIDGTRSIFDVEIRRRRTGQVIELKGLVMPMPGRHNISNATAAIAVANRLGISSADIAKGLASFGGVKRRFTLTGEWNGVQIFDDYGHHPVEIKAVLRAARESCKGRVIAVHQPHRFSRLASLFEEFAACFNDADSIFLAPVYAAGEDPIEGIDSVSLVSRIKSGGHRDARFLSSAELLPQMVAEVAKPGDFVVLLGAGSITSWAAALPKQLEGLSGKSV
- the murG gene encoding undecaprenyldiphospho-muramoylpentapeptide beta-N-acetylglucosaminyltransferase; translation: MSKGIVLLAAGGTGGHVFPAEALAFKLKERGYSVHLVTDSRAERYAGKFPAEEIHVVPSATIGSKNPVAVARSLWTLWSGMRTAKKLIQRLRPVIVVGFGGYPTVPPLLAATRLGVPSMIHEQNAVMGRANKALATRVQAIAGGFLPEGGAAFPDKTVTTGNPVRPAIVAAAEVPYTPSHPGEAFNLVVFGGSQGAQYFSKALPTAISLLDDALRVRLRITQQVRPEDMEMVSGCVAKLEMGADIAPFFTDMAERLARAHLVICRSGASTVSEISVIGRPAVLVPYPHALDHDQAANAAALAATGGAKVIAQSELSPEKIAAILTAVMNDPEKLSHMAAAAKLAGKPDAANLLADMVEAIAARRTIAEFKRTRA
- the ftsW gene encoding putative lipid II flippase FtsW, translated to MVSRAERGPLADWFWTIDRFFLAMFIFLMGIGFMLSFAASPAVAERIGLEPFHFVKRHAAFMIPSIGVMLGLSFLTPRQVRRTAILILIISVAMMVLVLFVGQEVKGGRRWIWIAGLSIQPSEFMKPAFVVVCAWLFAEHARQPEIPGNLFAIILFGIVAALLVAQPDLGQTILTTAVWGGMFFMAGMPWIWIMLLGIGGAGGLLGAYYVFPHVALRIDKFMTGEGDTFQIDTAREAIIRGSWFGQGPGEGIVKRIIPDAHTDFIFSVAAEEFGIVFCMALVALFTVLVLRGLSHAYRERNDFNRFAVAGLVLQMGIQSIINIGVNLELLPAKGMTLPLISYGGSSMVAICVTAGFILALTRHRPEKRAQDRSLFRVPHGMPAE
- the murD gene encoding UDP-N-acetylmuramoyl-L-alanine--D-glutamate ligase; translation: MIPVTTLKDRKVALFGLGGSGFATARALISGGAEVTAWDDNPDSVAKAEAEGIRTEDLHNIDWSQQALFVLSPGVPLTHPKPHWTVDLARAAGVDIVGDVELFVRERRAYAPDCPFIAITGTNGKSTTTALIAHILKSAGYDTQLGGNIGTAVLTLEPPKAERYYVVECSSYQIDLAPTLDPSAGILLNLTPDHLDRHGTMQHYADIKERLVAGSDVAIVGVDDSHSALIADRVERAGVKVIRISRRSVLADGIYAEGTKLIQAAGGAMLPFADLDGIQTLRGSHNAQNAAAAVAACLAVGISADHIRAGLASFPGLKHRMQPVGQRGRVVFVNDSKATNADAAAPALSSYDRIYWIAGGLPKAGGITTLAPYFPRIAKAYLIGEAAAEFAATLGEAVPYEISGTLERAVAHAAADAERDESAASAVMLSPACASFDQYKNFEVRGEAFVGQVAALDGITMLIGPATGEK
- the mraY gene encoding phospho-N-acetylmuramoyl-pentapeptide-transferase codes for the protein MLIWLVELSEYFKFLNLFRYITFRTGAALFTSALIVFLFGPTIINSLRIRQGKGQPIRADGPQTHFKKAGTPTMGGLMILAGIVGASLLWADLSNVYVVATLLVTLGFGAIGFYDDYLKVTKQSHMGFSGKARLGIEFVIAGIAVYFMMRTALASGIAGSTFGSSIAFPFFKDFMINIGIMFVVFGGFVIVGAGNAVNLTDGLDGLAIVPVMIAAASFGVIAYLAGNVVFANYLQINFVPGTGELAVVLGAVIGAGLGFLWFNAPPAAIFMGDTGSLALGGTIGTVAVATKHEIVMAIIGGLFVIETLSVIIQVGFFKMTGRRVFLMAPIHHHFEKKGWTESQVVIRFWIVAVGLAMLGLSTLKLR
- a CDS encoding UDP-N-acetylmuramoylalanyl-D-glutamyl-2,6-diaminopimelate--D-alanyl-D-alanine ligase, which produces MSWLWTTEDMIAVMAGRPFGTPPDGITGISIDSRSITPGEAFFAIKGDRVDGHDYASMATANGASLLVVSEARLPAMGRLTVPMIVVEDVLAALGRLGLASRERSQAQIIAVTGSVGKTTTKEMLRHVLAPSGKVHASVASFNNHWGVPLTLARMPEDTDYGVFEVGMNHPGEIRPLVAMIRPDVAIITTIAPAHLGNFKNIKEIAAAKAEIFEGLEPGGHVVLNRDNDQFNFLDRTAQSLGIEHIHSFGQHAKAEFRLAEFNGSDENSTLWLTIGGETLEVALGAPGRHIAENALAALGVVRIVGADMQKAIEALATLRPEKGRGKRHRLVIGGGSFTLIDESYNANPASMRAAIALLAASEPTGRGRRIAVLGDMLEMGEYAQKVHTDLAVPLLAAGIEHVWLAGAEMAALKESLPESVHVEYRENTDELTDYVLNSVAPGDVLMVKSSLGIGFGKIVAALLDKFPAFADTQREF
- a CDS encoding UDP-N-acetylmuramoyl-L-alanyl-D-glutamate--2,6-diaminopimelate ligase — encoded protein: MNIDADSRGVNRLQERKVRSMKLRDLAGDQFPELEAQLEGPAGLLDISGLSSDSRKVTPGNAFVAVAGTKADGARFIADAASRGAAVVIASQAVDASIPVLAVKEPRRFLSIAAARFHGKQPDTMVAVTGTAGKTSVASFTRQIWAHAGHAAAMIGTTGVVSPTRNEYGSLTTPDPVSLHALLAELAGEGVTHAAMEASSHGLDQCRLDGVKLAAAAFTNLGRDHMDYHPTIEAYMAAKMRLFDTLLPKGSPAVIFADDPWSAQAIKAATDAGHDVRTVGRKGDYLSLKRVEHFRHKQMAEIHIGGEIFEVDIPLAGDFQVANALVAAGLAMSTGVEARVAMAALEKLVGASGRLELVGHTKDGALAYVDYAHKPDALENVLGSVRPFTTGRVIVVFGCGGDRDRGKRPIMGEIACRLADVVIVTDDNPRSEEPASIRAEIMAAAGCASEIADRATAIREAVGMLRSGDTLIVAGKGHEEGQTIGGVTLPFSDHAEVRKALEDLKS